Proteins from a genomic interval of Treponema brennaborense DSM 12168:
- a CDS encoding branched-chain amino acid transporter permease, with translation MPLTVSAALAATAVSALVIFGTRLFPFALFSRREPPALLKFIEKYIPPMIMAILLVYCFNGVPFTEAPYGLPHLAALAVTVGTYLWKSNSMLSIFGGTVVFMLLNGALPA, from the coding sequence GTGCCGCTGACCGTTTCCGCCGCGCTCGCCGCGACAGCCGTTTCCGCACTTGTCATTTTCGGTACGCGTCTGTTTCCGTTCGCACTGTTTTCCCGCAGGGAACCGCCCGCGCTACTCAAATTTATAGAAAAATACATTCCGCCGATGATAATGGCGATTCTGCTCGTCTATTGCTTCAACGGAGTTCCGTTTACCGAAGCACCGTACGGACTGCCTCACCTTGCGGCACTGGCAGTTACCGTCGGTACGTATTTATGGAAAAGTAATTCAATGCTCAGCATTTTCGGCGGCACCGTCGTTTTTATGCTGTTGAACGGAGCGCTTCCGGCATGA
- a CDS encoding AzlC family ABC transporter permease: MNNYYAVQAFKITIPVLFGYLAIGIPFGLMLVNAGYPWWLAPVMSVLMYAGAGQYMAVGLFASGASLSVIAIAMLFLNIRHIVYGLSLITPFKDTGKWKPYLIFALTDETYALMTGCSVPKGAEPGPFYGFIALLDHSYWILGSCIGALAGTLIPFSFEGVDFALTALFAVLLIDQLRKTRDVVPPLVGAAATVFAILFVPARHILVTALAAGVTVLAVVGKTRKNAGKEEPCR; this comes from the coding sequence ATGAACAATTATTATGCCGTGCAGGCATTTAAAATAACGATTCCGGTTCTGTTCGGATATCTTGCAATCGGCATACCGTTCGGGCTGATGCTGGTAAACGCCGGATATCCGTGGTGGCTTGCACCGGTCATGAGCGTTCTGATGTACGCGGGTGCGGGACAATATATGGCCGTGGGGCTGTTCGCATCCGGTGCGTCGCTGTCGGTCATAGCCATCGCCATGCTGTTTTTGAACATCAGACACATCGTGTACGGACTTTCGCTCATAACGCCGTTCAAAGACACCGGCAAATGGAAACCGTACCTTATTTTTGCACTCACCGACGAAACGTACGCGCTTATGACCGGCTGTTCCGTTCCGAAAGGCGCCGAACCGGGACCGTTTTACGGTTTCATCGCCCTGCTCGACCATTCGTATTGGATTCTCGGCAGCTGTATCGGCGCACTGGCGGGAACGCTGATCCCGTTTTCGTTTGAAGGAGTCGACTTCGCACTCACCGCCTTGTTCGCGGTACTGCTCATCGACCAGCTCAGAAAAACGCGGGACGTCGTACCGCCGCTCGTCGGAGCCGCCGCCACGGTGTTTGCAATCCTGTTCGTGCCGGCGCGGCATATTCTGGTTACCGCGCTTGCCGCCGGGGTTACCGTACTCGCGGTCGTCGGAAAGACGCGGAAAAACGCCGGAAAGGAGGAGCCGTGCCGCTGA
- a CDS encoding alpha-glucosidase, whose amino-acid sequence MQKKWWHGKAAYQIYPKSFLDTDADGIGDLQGITQKLDYLKELGIDIIWISPVYPSPFVDQGYDISDYRAIDPRFGTMDDFDNLIAQAKKRGMYIVMDLVLNHCSDKHEWFQKALADPEGPYADYFYFVEGKNGKPPCNWRSYFGGSVWEPVPGTSKYYLHSFAKEQPDLNWNNPAVRQELYDMINWWARKGVAGFRIDAIINIKKDTSWQDTPADGDDGMSSIGRMIDAVEGVGDFLEELKRCTFALHDSFTVGEVFNMKENELRDFIGDDGHFSTIFDFSAHCLTHGEHGWYDARPLSFRDWKNTVHDSQLKCMGVGFKANLIENHDEPRGVSTYLPPHARNDTGAKMLAACSVLLRGLPFLYQGQEIGMHNCPRSCIDEFDDISTKDQYKTAREAGLSEADALAVCNTFSRDNARTPMQWDSTENAGFTAGTPWQRVNPDYRTRNVRAQLNDPDSVWHFYRKLLALRKSGAYADVLTYGDYEPAYGETENVFAFRRTRGADCAPVRGQERSEYSAVSANRINSANQTASANQEASAETENCCRELLVIANFGTENETLPLEAEPKALVLSNMEETQISRMKITLRPCQVIVLEL is encoded by the coding sequence ATGCAAAAGAAATGGTGGCACGGAAAGGCCGCTTATCAGATATATCCCAAAAGTTTTCTTGACACCGACGCGGACGGAATCGGCGACTTGCAGGGAATCACCCAAAAACTCGACTATTTGAAAGAGCTGGGTATAGACATCATTTGGATTTCACCCGTTTACCCTTCGCCATTCGTCGATCAGGGATACGATATTTCCGACTACCGCGCCATTGATCCGCGCTTCGGAACGATGGACGACTTCGACAACCTGATCGCGCAGGCAAAAAAGCGCGGTATGTACATCGTCATGGATCTGGTGCTGAACCACTGTTCCGACAAGCACGAATGGTTTCAAAAGGCGCTCGCGGATCCCGAAGGACCGTACGCCGACTATTTTTATTTCGTCGAAGGGAAGAACGGGAAACCGCCGTGTAATTGGCGCTCGTACTTCGGCGGCAGCGTTTGGGAACCGGTACCGGGAACGTCGAAATATTATCTGCATTCGTTCGCCAAAGAGCAGCCCGATTTGAACTGGAACAATCCGGCTGTCCGGCAGGAATTGTACGATATGATAAACTGGTGGGCGCGAAAAGGCGTCGCAGGGTTCCGAATAGATGCGATCATTAACATCAAAAAAGACACTTCATGGCAGGATACGCCTGCGGACGGTGACGACGGCATGTCTTCTATCGGCCGTATGATAGACGCGGTGGAGGGAGTCGGTGATTTTCTGGAAGAACTGAAACGCTGCACGTTCGCCCTTCACGACAGTTTTACCGTGGGCGAAGTCTTTAATATGAAAGAAAACGAATTGCGCGATTTTATCGGCGACGACGGGCATTTTTCTACCATTTTCGATTTTTCGGCGCATTGCCTGACACACGGCGAACACGGCTGGTACGACGCCCGGCCGCTGAGCTTCCGCGACTGGAAAAACACGGTGCACGACAGTCAGCTGAAATGCATGGGCGTAGGTTTTAAGGCCAATCTGATAGAAAACCACGACGAACCGCGCGGTGTCAGTACGTATCTGCCGCCTCACGCGCGCAACGATACCGGTGCCAAAATGCTGGCAGCGTGTTCCGTACTGCTGCGCGGACTGCCGTTTCTGTATCAGGGACAGGAAATCGGTATGCACAACTGTCCGCGCAGCTGTATAGATGAGTTCGACGACATAAGCACAAAAGATCAGTACAAAACGGCGCGGGAGGCGGGATTGAGCGAAGCGGACGCGCTGGCCGTCTGCAATACGTTCAGCCGGGACAACGCGCGCACGCCCATGCAGTGGGATTCAACGGAGAACGCGGGATTTACCGCCGGAACGCCGTGGCAGCGCGTAAATCCCGACTACCGAACGCGCAACGTACGGGCGCAGCTGAACGATCCGGACTCGGTATGGCATTTTTACCGGAAACTGCTCGCGCTGCGTAAAAGCGGCGCGTACGCCGACGTGCTGACGTACGGCGATTACGAGCCGGCCTACGGTGAAACGGAAAACGTGTTCGCGTTCCGTCGGACGCGCGGTGCGGACTGCGCCCCCGTCCGCGGTCAGGAACGTTCAGAGTATTCGGCGGTTTCTGCGAATCGGATAAATTCCGCAAATCAGACGGCTTCCGCAAATCAGGAGGCTTCCGCGGAAACCGAAAACTGCTGCCGGGAACTCCTCGTCATCGCGAATTTCGGAACGGAAAACGAAACGCTGCCGCTTGAAGCGGAACCCAAGGCGCTCGTGCTGTCGAACATGGAGGAAACACAGATCAGCCGCATGAAAATAACGCTGCGTCCGTGCCAAGTAATTGTATTGGAACTGTAA
- a CDS encoding AraC family transcriptional regulator produces the protein MKTQDLKESVTHGSVLFPFAAYTWDGSQTLNVRTHWHDETEIVLFCRGTFKISVNMRAQTVSAPAMAFFNAGDIHSIVSPAKTDSSEKALVFDLHMLNFEQYDQTQAAVLTPLTERKLRFPPLITEKDEAWRESAALFTAIFEAAEERAAGSRIRIKARLLELIAGLYEKGALTALSQLPHANAHNVDCVKRILTYIEERYDEKITTADIARIAGMNEQYVCRFFKKATGRTITSYVNLIRIEKAASLLSETDGKIIDIAVSCGYNNVGYFIRTFTRFKGTSPRQYRKKSK, from the coding sequence ATGAAAACACAGGATCTGAAAGAATCGGTTACGCACGGTTCCGTATTGTTTCCGTTCGCGGCCTACACCTGGGACGGTTCGCAGACGCTGAACGTCAGAACGCATTGGCACGACGAAACGGAAATCGTGCTGTTCTGCCGCGGTACGTTTAAAATATCGGTCAACATGCGCGCGCAGACGGTAAGCGCGCCCGCGATGGCCTTTTTTAACGCGGGAGATATTCATTCAATCGTGTCGCCGGCAAAAACCGATTCTTCGGAAAAAGCGCTCGTGTTCGATTTGCACATGCTGAACTTTGAACAGTACGATCAGACGCAGGCGGCCGTCCTGACGCCGCTTACGGAAAGGAAACTGCGCTTTCCGCCGCTGATTACCGAAAAGGACGAAGCGTGGCGGGAAAGCGCCGCGTTGTTCACCGCTATCTTCGAGGCCGCTGAAGAGCGCGCCGCCGGTTCCCGCATCAGAATAAAAGCGCGGCTGCTGGAACTGATAGCCGGCTTGTATGAAAAAGGGGCGCTCACCGCCCTGTCGCAGCTGCCGCACGCGAACGCGCACAACGTCGACTGCGTTAAACGGATTCTTACTTATATAGAAGAACGTTACGATGAAAAAATTACGACCGCGGACATTGCGCGGATCGCCGGTATGAACGAACAGTACGTGTGCCGTTTTTTCAAAAAAGCGACCGGGCGGACGATCACGTCGTACGTCAACCTGATTCGCATCGAAAAAGCCGCGTCGCTCCTGTCCGAAACGGACGGGAAAATCATAGATATCGCCGTCAGCTGCGGATACAACAACGTCGGCTATTTTATCAGAACGTTCACCCGTTTTAAGGGAACTTCACCCCGGCAATACCGCAAAAAGTCAAAATAA
- the mazG gene encoding nucleoside triphosphate pyrophosphohydrolase, giving the protein MNDTTHAFGRFFSVIKRLRADDGCPWDREQTPLSMRHDLIEEVFEAVEAISAGDAVHAREELGDVLLNAVMIAYMYEQNGDFTVTDALNEITDKLIRRHPHVFAESDGKSQMKGAVGTAGEVLNQWDAIKRNVEGRKSGCTLDEVPAGFPPLLKAYKMQKKASKKGFDWSAEADVFGKVAEEIREVKEAVLTVRSAIEAAADVPETDGREKTAQESATEKTAQKNVPAAFTKGAPEAVNRAQLHLEEEIGDLLFAVVNWARHLKADPATALERANGKFYRRFGYVERKMAEAGLPMDNAHLAQMDAFWDEAKARGE; this is encoded by the coding sequence ATGAACGACACGACACACGCTTTCGGGCGTTTTTTTTCGGTTATCAAGCGGCTGCGCGCAGACGACGGCTGCCCGTGGGACAGGGAACAGACGCCGCTTTCCATGCGGCACGATCTGATAGAAGAAGTTTTTGAAGCGGTCGAAGCGATTTCCGCCGGAGACGCTGTGCACGCAAGGGAAGAACTCGGCGACGTACTGCTCAACGCGGTTATGATCGCCTACATGTACGAGCAAAACGGCGATTTTACCGTTACGGACGCGCTGAACGAAATCACGGACAAGCTGATACGGCGCCACCCGCACGTGTTTGCCGAATCGGACGGCAAGTCGCAGATGAAAGGGGCAGTCGGAACGGCCGGAGAAGTGCTGAACCAATGGGACGCGATCAAGCGCAACGTTGAAGGCCGAAAATCGGGCTGCACGCTGGACGAAGTTCCGGCGGGATTTCCGCCGCTTTTGAAAGCGTATAAAATGCAGAAAAAGGCGAGCAAAAAAGGCTTCGATTGGTCTGCCGAAGCGGACGTGTTCGGAAAAGTTGCCGAAGAAATCAGAGAAGTAAAAGAAGCGGTGCTGACCGTGCGCAGCGCGATAGAGGCGGCGGCGGACGTACCGGAAACGGACGGTCGGGAAAAGACCGCGCAGGAAAGCGCTACGGAAAAAACCGCGCAGAAAAACGTTCCGGCCGCTTTTACGAAAGGAGCGCCCGAAGCGGTCAATCGGGCCCAGCTGCATCTTGAAGAAGAAATAGGCGATTTGCTTTTTGCCGTGGTAAACTGGGCCAGACATCTGAAAGCGGATCCGGCGACGGCGCTGGAACGGGCGAACGGTAAATTTTACCGCAGATTCGGGTACGTCGAGCGGAAAATGGCGGAAGCGGGCCTTCCGATGGACAACGCGCACCTTGCGCAGATGGACGCGTTCTGGGATGAAGCGAAAGCGCGCGGAGAATAA
- the pth gene encoding aminoacyl-tRNA hydrolase: protein MISLVAFLGNYGREYERTRHNVAWQFADSLPFADTLNWQRKFKGLYAAADDLGPERVYFLKPETYMNLSGESVGELARFFKITPERILLVHDELELPPGTVSLKWSGGLGGHNGLRSAKAVLGTADFWRFRFGIGRPDHADVAGYVLSEFTADERIILSQIFPQSAAMLAQALKAEPQKLLPEWNKKKLMA, encoded by the coding sequence ATGATTTCATTGGTTGCATTTTTGGGTAATTACGGGCGCGAATACGAGCGGACGCGGCACAACGTTGCGTGGCAGTTTGCGGATTCGCTGCCTTTTGCGGATACATTGAACTGGCAGCGCAAATTCAAGGGGTTGTACGCGGCGGCGGACGATTTGGGGCCGGAACGGGTGTATTTTTTGAAGCCCGAAACGTACATGAATTTGTCGGGGGAAAGCGTCGGGGAATTGGCTCGTTTTTTCAAGATTACGCCGGAACGGATTCTGCTCGTGCACGACGAGCTTGAGCTGCCGCCGGGAACGGTGAGTCTGAAATGGAGCGGCGGACTGGGAGGGCACAACGGGCTGCGGTCCGCAAAAGCCGTGCTCGGTACGGCGGATTTTTGGCGGTTCCGGTTCGGGATAGGACGTCCCGATCACGCCGACGTCGCCGGATACGTGCTGTCGGAGTTTACTGCGGACGAGCGGATCATTTTAAGTCAGATTTTTCCGCAAAGCGCGGCGATGCTGGCGCAGGCGCTCAAGGCGGAGCCGCAAAAGCTGCTGCCCGAATGGAATAAAAAGAAGCTTATGGCGTGA
- a CDS encoding ATP-dependent Clp protease proteolytic subunit — translation MNNKNDTYIRGVRFDDEPDERECEKSANENASDALNAKFLKTRQILLSGEVNKPLAEKIVRQLLILEADSDEPIRIFIDSPGGDVDAGYAIFDMIRFVNAPVYCIGMGLVASAGALILLAAPKERRIALPNSHYLIHQPLSGIKGVATDIEIHAREIEKTRAKINELISLETGKSLDQVCKDTDRDYWMNAEEARSYGLISTVVSSREELA, via the coding sequence ATGAATAATAAAAACGATACGTATATACGAGGTGTCCGCTTTGACGACGAACCGGACGAACGGGAATGTGAAAAATCGGCGAACGAAAACGCTTCCGACGCACTGAACGCGAAATTCCTTAAAACACGCCAAATCCTGCTTTCAGGCGAAGTAAATAAACCGCTTGCCGAAAAAATCGTCCGGCAGCTTTTGATCCTTGAAGCCGATTCGGACGAACCGATCCGCATCTTTATCGATTCACCCGGCGGCGACGTCGACGCCGGATATGCCATTTTCGATATGATCCGTTTCGTAAACGCCCCCGTGTACTGCATCGGCATGGGACTCGTCGCGAGCGCCGGCGCGCTTATTCTGCTCGCCGCTCCTAAGGAACGCCGTATCGCGCTGCCGAACAGCCATTACCTGATTCACCAGCCGCTGAGCGGAATTAAAGGCGTTGCGACGGACATCGAGATTCACGCACGTGAAATCGAAAAAACACGCGCGAAAATCAACGAACTTATCTCGCTTGAAACCGGAAAATCGCTCGATCAAGTCTGTAAAGACACCGACCGCGACTACTGGATGAACGCCGAAGAAGCCCGCTCGTACGGTCTGATCAGCACGGTCGTTTCTTCCCGTGAGGAACTCGCGTAG
- a CDS encoding GNAT family N-acetyltransferase, which produces MMFALSDELVSQIIFAMENQNGAFVLDAETASLVENDRTLPTDESRYYVLPEWDSSCGFRMMERFVSMQRNAQLKQQLRSVLFSGKGVFRNFKNVLKSFPEAEKQWFAFKEKEMARHIMQWYNTLREARGLEKLGDEPEESEDLVHDDFVFRGYRKDTDEEAFAVAANAIMGEFEIQWPGEIGIALSDLWQQKCGMADPGSFVSIVAETVNGDFAGCVAASPYPSYTRKTVLLTAFFVLQNYRGLGIGKELLTLILAELKTRGVRWVLLADMVIPDFLVPCLLRCGFSSCGGGYIADISANK; this is translated from the coding sequence ATGATGTTTGCTCTGTCGGATGAATTGGTCAGTCAGATCATTTTCGCAATGGAAAACCAGAACGGCGCGTTCGTTTTGGATGCCGAAACTGCGTCTTTGGTTGAAAACGATCGTACGCTGCCGACGGACGAATCACGTTATTACGTGTTGCCGGAATGGGACTCTTCGTGCGGTTTCCGCATGATGGAACGGTTCGTTTCCATGCAGCGCAACGCGCAGCTGAAACAGCAGCTGCGTTCCGTGCTGTTTTCCGGTAAGGGGGTGTTCAGAAATTTCAAGAATGTTTTAAAATCGTTTCCTGAAGCGGAAAAACAATGGTTCGCTTTCAAGGAAAAAGAAATGGCCCGGCACATTATGCAATGGTATAATACGCTGCGCGAAGCGCGGGGACTTGAAAAACTGGGTGACGAACCGGAAGAAAGCGAAGACTTGGTGCACGATGATTTCGTGTTCCGCGGATACCGAAAAGATACCGACGAAGAAGCGTTCGCCGTTGCGGCAAACGCCATTATGGGCGAATTTGAAATTCAGTGGCCCGGTGAAATCGGAATCGCGTTGTCCGATCTATGGCAGCAGAAATGCGGAATGGCGGACCCCGGCTCGTTCGTTTCGATAGTCGCAGAGACCGTGAACGGAGATTTTGCAGGCTGCGTCGCCGCGTCGCCGTATCCGTCTTACACCCGGAAAACGGTGCTGCTTACCGCGTTTTTCGTTTTACAGAACTACAGAGGGCTGGGAATAGGAAAAGAGCTGCTTACTCTGATCCTTGCCGAATTGAAAACCCGCGGCGTTCGCTGGGTTTTATTAGCCGATATGGTGATACCCGATTTTTTGGTACCGTGCTTGCTCCGATGCGGATTTTCAAGCTGCGGCGGCGGGTATATTGCGGATATATCCGCAAATAAATGA
- a CDS encoding DbpA RNA binding domain-containing protein, whose amino-acid sequence MSAKTFSSFDEERFTALLSDAVDRVKTEEDPVVLNELKKLFKKNVPFTLRMYVAAYLAKSGMSGMRGSYRNQRRDFANKPGELRGRRDSERTRRDDASDSPRRDSEPAFRRSRHEDGAAAEARQAPRRVTIDESLATTIFIGIGRNRRVFPRDLVGLLVQVAGLSRDRIGDIRTLDNYSFVQLFSEDAERVIESLNGYDYRGRKLSVSYSRKKEDETFEDDVPYQAENDSVPETECDDAAPSGYDAETDSVCDDAVCDDADAAGDAGDDMRNQDAE is encoded by the coding sequence ATGTCTGCCAAAACGTTTAGTTCTTTTGATGAAGAACGTTTTACCGCATTGCTTTCAGATGCGGTCGATAGAGTAAAAACGGAAGAAGATCCGGTTGTATTGAATGAATTGAAAAAACTTTTTAAGAAAAACGTTCCGTTTACGCTGAGAATGTACGTAGCCGCCTATTTGGCAAAAAGCGGAATGTCCGGTATGAGAGGTTCTTACCGGAATCAGCGCCGGGATTTCGCGAATAAACCCGGCGAGCTCCGTGGCCGCCGTGATTCGGAACGCACCCGCCGCGACGACGCATCGGATTCCCCGCGCCGCGATTCCGAACCGGCTTTCCGCCGTTCCCGGCATGAAGACGGAGCTGCAGCCGAAGCGCGCCAGGCTCCCCGGCGCGTAACGATCGACGAATCGCTTGCAACGACCATTTTTATCGGAATCGGCCGGAACCGCAGAGTGTTTCCGCGCGATCTGGTCGGACTGCTCGTGCAGGTTGCCGGTCTTTCCCGCGACCGCATCGGCGATATCCGCACGCTCGACAATTATTCGTTCGTTCAGCTGTTCAGCGAAGACGCCGAACGCGTGATAGAATCCCTGAACGGATACGATTACCGCGGACGTAAATTGTCCGTCAGTTATTCCCGTAAAAAAGAAGACGAAACGTTTGAAGACGACGTTCCGTATCAGGCGGAAAACGACTCGGTTCCCGAAACGGAATGTGACGACGCGGCGCCTTCAGGATACGACGCGGAAACGGATTCCGTCTGCGACGATGCCGTTTGCGACGATGCCGATGCCGCCGGAGATGCCGGTGACGATATGCGGAATCAGGATGCCGAATAA
- a CDS encoding MBL fold metallo-hydrolase: MTTDISVCRTGPLGVNTLIVPLCPGYVFMADPGGDAGLIDSLLKRQAVVPAFIVCTHGHFDHVLGLGELLSRYPGTPVAAGVYETGYFGSEGAERQRADLHALGLDDMIPALADLPPVTVPLADGAALDCAVRPDAPAAVKTAAARWSVLHTPGHSAGGVCLYNAGDALLVAGDTLFYGGYGRTDLYGGDGRALRQSLRRLSLLPGSVRVYPGHGTAAFRLDENVLPAFF, from the coding sequence TTGACGACGGATATAAGCGTTTGCAGAACCGGTCCGCTCGGTGTTAATACGCTGATCGTTCCGCTGTGTCCGGGATACGTCTTTATGGCCGATCCCGGCGGCGACGCCGGCTTGATTGACAGCCTGCTGAAGCGGCAGGCTGTGGTACCGGCCTTTATCGTGTGCACGCACGGCCATTTCGACCACGTGCTGGGATTGGGAGAATTGCTGTCGCGGTATCCGGGTACGCCCGTCGCCGCCGGCGTGTATGAAACCGGATATTTCGGCAGTGAAGGCGCGGAGCGGCAGCGTGCCGATTTGCACGCGCTCGGATTGGACGATATGATCCCCGCGCTCGCCGACCTGCCGCCGGTTACCGTTCCGCTTGCAGACGGTGCGGCGCTCGATTGCGCCGTTCGGCCGGACGCTCCCGCCGCCGTAAAAACGGCGGCCGCCCGGTGGTCAGTCCTGCATACGCCCGGGCACAGTGCGGGCGGCGTGTGTTTATACAACGCCGGCGACGCGCTGTTAGTGGCGGGTGATACGCTGTTTTACGGCGGATACGGCCGAACCGACTTGTACGGCGGAGACGGGCGCGCTTTGCGGCAAAGTCTGCGCCGCCTTTCCCTGCTGCCCGGATCGGTGCGCGTGTATCCCGGTCACGGAACCGCGGCGTTCCGCTTGGATGAAAACGTGCTGCCGGCGTTTTTTTAA
- a CDS encoding Na/Pi cotransporter family protein yields MNIISILFQLIGALGFLLYGMKMMSDGIQKSAGKSLHRILGMMTGNRFSAMLTGMFITMIIQSSGATTVMVVSFVNAGLLTLTQSVGVIFGANIGTTVTAWIVAFFGFNFKISAVAIPVFGIGYILTVIKKLQKQNIGEALMGFGLLFLGLDLLSKTIPTLDANNIQFLTAFTDKGTLSVLIGIAAGMIITVLLHSSSASTAIILTMSYNRLLPWEFAAAMVLGSNIGSTIDAVIAAFGTKVNARRAALVHVLFNVTGTVIAALLLHPLLALVDRLVPGPVEANITFHIAMLHTVFNVLNTLLFLPFTTQIASLTEVLIKPKKDETPDVYRLDFMETGAKENAAAYVIRAEKEIADMTGVVTKMFDRIEFGFAHRTSEFIETQMESLAKEEDYADQMQEQLSKFLVHCSQLPVSDKLRNNVSIMLRIVDDLESMTDDCYSVALLLRRSIEKDMTFAEEDIERLHPYIDLAHRFLSFIRENINKHLSEEQLTIAQDLEDQIDVFRKNLKKVARKRLESGADVKSELLYIDLVRNIEKIGDRAFSISEALAQTQ; encoded by the coding sequence GTGAATATTATATCGATACTCTTTCAGCTCATCGGCGCATTGGGATTTCTCCTGTACGGAATGAAAATGATGAGCGACGGCATTCAAAAAAGCGCCGGAAAAAGCTTACACCGTATTTTGGGTATGATGACCGGAAACCGCTTTTCTGCGATGCTGACCGGTATGTTCATAACGATGATAATCCAGTCGTCGGGAGCGACCACGGTCATGGTCGTGTCGTTCGTCAACGCCGGACTGCTGACGCTGACGCAGTCAGTCGGCGTCATATTCGGTGCGAACATCGGAACGACGGTAACGGCTTGGATCGTGGCGTTTTTCGGCTTCAATTTCAAAATATCGGCGGTAGCCATTCCGGTGTTCGGCATCGGATACATTCTGACTGTAATAAAAAAACTGCAAAAACAGAATATCGGCGAAGCGCTCATGGGCTTCGGACTGCTCTTTCTGGGACTTGATCTCCTTTCAAAAACGATACCGACCCTCGACGCGAACAACATACAATTTTTGACGGCTTTTACGGATAAGGGAACGCTGAGCGTTCTCATCGGTATCGCCGCGGGCATGATTATCACCGTACTGCTGCATTCGTCGAGCGCGTCAACCGCGATCATTTTGACGATGTCGTACAACAGGCTGTTACCGTGGGAGTTCGCGGCGGCGATGGTGCTGGGCAGCAATATCGGTTCCACGATCGACGCGGTTATCGCCGCGTTCGGAACCAAAGTGAACGCCAGACGCGCCGCGCTCGTGCACGTACTGTTTAACGTTACGGGAACCGTGATCGCGGCGCTGCTGCTGCACCCGCTTTTGGCGCTGGTGGATCGGCTGGTTCCCGGACCGGTCGAAGCGAACATCACGTTCCATATCGCCATGCTGCACACGGTGTTCAACGTACTGAACACGCTGCTGTTCCTGCCGTTCACGACGCAGATCGCGTCTCTTACCGAAGTGCTTATCAAGCCGAAAAAAGACGAAACGCCGGACGTTTACCGGCTTGATTTTATGGAAACGGGGGCAAAAGAAAACGCCGCCGCGTACGTTATCCGCGCGGAAAAAGAAATCGCGGACATGACCGGCGTCGTTACCAAAATGTTCGACCGGATCGAATTCGGTTTTGCACACCGGACGTCGGAATTCATCGAAACGCAGATGGAATCGCTTGCAAAGGAAGAAGACTACGCGGATCAAATGCAGGAGCAGCTTTCAAAATTTTTGGTACACTGCTCACAGCTGCCCGTCAGCGACAAACTGCGCAACAACGTTTCAATCATGCTGCGTATCGTAGACGACCTTGAAAGTATGACCGACGACTGTTACAGCGTCGCGCTGTTGCTGCGCCGCAGCATAGAAAAAGACATGACGTTCGCGGAAGAGGACATAGAACGGCTGCATCCGTATATCGACCTTGCGCACCGCTTTCTGTCGTTTATCCGTGAAAACATCAACAAACATCTGAGCGAAGAACAGCTGACGATTGCCCAGGATCTTGAAGATCAAATCGACGTGTTCAGAAAAAATCTTAAAAAAGTCGCACGCAAACGGCTCGAAAGCGGCGCGGACGTAAAATCGGAATTGCTCTATATAGACTTGGTTCGCAACATCGAAAAAATCGGCGATCGGGCGTTCAGCATTTCGGAAGCGCTCGCCCAGACGCAATAG